Proteins co-encoded in one Flavobacteriaceae bacterium MAR_2009_75 genomic window:
- a CDS encoding TonB-linked SusC/RagA family outer membrane protein, with protein MKLSLLLITVSIAMHAKTTYSQNKITLDLENVTLLRVIDEIEASTDFKFIFNIETVNTERVLSLRVRNGEIKRVLNQLFGQNSNIEYEIYRKKILLLPGKVDKFSDTGNLSPPQEVQVTGTVVDSQGLPLAGVNIVEKNTSNGQISDFDGNYAISTNGREAVLVFSYLGFETQEVLVGDSTEINVTLKESAQGLEEVVVVGYGSVNRSDLTGSVSTVDAEEITALPTTDVQQALKGRSAGVRVTQNSGQPGSSVQIQIRGGNSYLGDNNPLYVVDGFPITGGIEFLNPSDIETIDILKDASATAIYGSRGANGVVMITTKKGKKGQRGVVDLQSYYGIQNVINTYDLLNSRQFAELANVAAVNEGLSEPFDLNSLPNVETDWQDEIFRSAPIQSHTLTFSGGSENSSYSASANIFEQEGIILNTGQRRGSIRLSLDNQVNDWIRLSANTVLTRSKIDRANVNNGNSGNNIWSASLQAPPTVSPFDAEGNYNEIDFYDFSPVSISNPLLYTEVKDQALTSKILGNIAVEFELANRLKLKVLGGTEQEFRERNFYSPSLLVKRTPQGSASFDMFRGISYLNENTLSYDTTIGEDDKLSAVAGFTVQTFRGKTNGSSATGFSTDILEDNALGTAESTLPNSSDVSDWKLFSWLGRVNYSLNNKYLFTASVRADGSSRFGENNKWGVFSSGSFAWRLSNEEFLSNWEALSDLKLRVGYGETGSTAINPYQSLNTLGEARTTFGNSDVVGFANVSAPNPDLKWETTAQLGTGIDASFLNGKYRFTIDYYKKNTKDLLAIIPLPGSTGFTSLVTNLGEIENSGMEFSAGVTIGKEDFTWDINGQLSFNKNEVITIGEDIFGGSLDIPFNSPVNIAREGEPLGIFYGFLEDGYDDQGVIQYKDLNNDGEVTNEDQTVLGEPYPDFIYALNTTLNYKSLSLNLFFEGSEGNELFWATGGYIANSFSTGGNQIVDVYNDYWTPQNTDAAYPAPSENRAQLRTSDRFVKDASYLRLKNVKLAYNIPVQSIKPALAGLQVYLSAQNVFTVTDFPGLDPDVNTRGGTGDLRIGIAQTSYPSSRTITLGMNLKL; from the coding sequence ATGAAACTATCGCTATTACTCATTACGGTGTCAATTGCGATGCATGCCAAGACCACTTATTCCCAAAACAAAATCACGCTTGATTTGGAGAATGTAACCTTATTAAGGGTAATTGATGAAATTGAAGCCAGCACAGACTTCAAGTTTATTTTCAATATTGAAACTGTCAATACCGAAAGGGTTTTAAGCTTACGTGTACGCAATGGGGAAATAAAGAGGGTTTTGAACCAATTGTTCGGGCAAAATTCTAATATTGAATATGAAATCTATCGAAAAAAAATATTGCTCTTACCAGGTAAGGTCGATAAGTTTTCTGATACTGGCAATCTGTCGCCCCCACAAGAGGTACAGGTAACGGGAACAGTAGTCGATTCGCAAGGTTTGCCATTGGCAGGGGTCAATATTGTCGAAAAAAATACTTCAAATGGTCAGATATCTGATTTTGACGGTAACTATGCGATAAGTACTAACGGTAGAGAAGCTGTTTTGGTCTTTAGTTACCTGGGTTTTGAAACACAAGAGGTTTTGGTAGGTGATTCTACCGAAATCAATGTTACCTTAAAAGAAAGTGCTCAAGGTCTTGAAGAAGTTGTTGTGGTAGGTTACGGTTCTGTAAATAGAAGTGATCTCACGGGTTCCGTTTCTACGGTAGACGCCGAAGAAATTACGGCTTTACCGACCACAGACGTGCAGCAAGCTTTAAAAGGAAGATCTGCTGGGGTTCGTGTGACGCAAAACTCTGGTCAGCCAGGTTCGTCGGTTCAAATTCAAATTAGGGGAGGTAACTCCTATTTAGGTGATAATAACCCACTTTATGTAGTAGATGGTTTTCCTATTACCGGAGGTATAGAATTTTTAAACCCTTCCGATATTGAGACTATCGATATTTTAAAAGATGCCTCGGCAACTGCAATTTATGGATCTCGAGGTGCCAATGGGGTGGTAATGATTACGACCAAAAAAGGCAAGAAAGGGCAGCGTGGTGTAGTCGATCTACAAAGCTATTACGGCATTCAGAACGTCATAAATACCTACGACCTGCTCAACTCACGTCAGTTTGCCGAATTGGCTAATGTTGCTGCGGTCAACGAAGGTTTGTCAGAACCTTTTGATTTAAACAGTTTGCCCAATGTAGAGACCGATTGGCAAGACGAAATTTTCAGGTCTGCACCAATTCAAAGTCATACGTTGACATTCTCCGGAGGTAGCGAAAACTCATCCTATTCGGCTTCCGCCAATATTTTTGAGCAAGAGGGTATCATTTTGAACACAGGTCAGCGAAGAGGTTCAATACGCTTGTCTTTAGATAATCAGGTCAATGATTGGATTCGATTAAGCGCAAATACTGTACTGACCAGGTCTAAAATCGATAGGGCAAATGTGAACAACGGAAACTCAGGCAATAATATTTGGTCTGCGTCACTTCAAGCGCCACCGACCGTTTCACCTTTTGATGCTGAAGGAAATTATAATGAAATCGACTTCTATGATTTTAGTCCGGTTTCCATAAGTAATCCGTTACTGTATACCGAGGTGAAGGATCAAGCGTTGACTTCAAAAATTTTAGGGAATATTGCGGTAGAGTTTGAACTTGCCAATCGATTAAAATTGAAAGTTCTTGGGGGTACCGAACAAGAGTTTAGAGAGCGTAATTTTTATTCTCCATCTCTTTTAGTGAAGAGAACCCCTCAAGGTTCAGCTAGTTTCGATATGTTCAGGGGTATTTCTTATTTGAACGAAAATACCTTGTCTTATGATACGACAATTGGTGAAGACGATAAATTATCGGCTGTTGCCGGTTTTACGGTACAGACGTTTAGAGGAAAAACGAATGGATCTAGTGCAACCGGTTTTTCTACCGATATTTTAGAGGATAATGCTTTGGGTACGGCAGAGAGTACATTGCCGAATTCAAGTGACGTAAGTGACTGGAAATTGTTTTCTTGGTTAGGAAGGGTCAATTACAGTTTGAACAATAAATATCTTTTCACTGCCAGTGTAAGGGCCGATGGTTCTTCTCGTTTTGGAGAGAACAATAAATGGGGTGTTTTCTCATCTGGGTCGTTTGCCTGGAGGTTGAGCAACGAAGAGTTTTTGTCGAACTGGGAAGCCCTCTCTGATCTTAAACTTCGTGTTGGTTACGGGGAAACCGGTAGCACGGCCATCAATCCATATCAATCATTGAATACTTTGGGTGAAGCTAGAACCACTTTCGGTAACTCAGATGTTGTAGGTTTTGCGAACGTATCGGCTCCTAATCCCGATTTGAAATGGGAAACAACGGCGCAATTGGGCACCGGTATCGATGCCTCTTTCTTAAATGGAAAGTATCGATTTACGATTGATTATTACAAGAAAAATACGAAGGATCTCTTAGCGATAATACCGCTTCCTGGATCTACGGGCTTTACTTCATTGGTAACAAACTTGGGTGAAATTGAGAATTCAGGTATGGAATTCAGTGCTGGTGTGACCATCGGGAAAGAAGATTTTACATGGGATATTAATGGACAGTTATCCTTTAACAAAAATGAAGTAATTACCATTGGCGAAGATATTTTCGGTGGTTCTTTGGATATACCTTTTAACTCTCCCGTGAACATTGCACGTGAAGGAGAGCCCTTAGGTATTTTTTATGGCTTTCTCGAAGACGGTTATGATGATCAAGGTGTAATTCAGTATAAAGATTTGAACAATGATGGTGAGGTAACCAACGAAGACCAAACCGTACTAGGTGAGCCGTATCCAGATTTTATCTACGCGTTGAATACGACGCTTAACTATAAGTCGTTGAGCTTGAATCTTTTCTTCGAAGGTTCTGAAGGAAATGAGCTTTTTTGGGCAACCGGCGGATATATAGCCAACTCGTTCAGTACAGGGGGCAATCAAATTGTTGATGTTTATAATGATTATTGGACACCCCAAAACACTGATGCGGCTTATCCTGCACCTAGTGAGAACAGGGCACAATTGAGAACTTCTGACAGGTTCGTTAAAGATGCTTCTTACCTGCGTTTGAAGAATGTGAAACTTGCATATAACATTCCTGTACAAAGTATAAAGCCCGCATTGGCCGGCTTACAGGTTTATTTAAGTGCTCAAAATGTTTTCACGGTTACCGATTTCCCGGGTCTAGACCCAGATGTGAATACTAGAGGGGGTACGGGAGATTTAAGAATTGGTATTGCACAGACCTCATACCCAAGTTCAAGAACGATTACACTTGGTATGAACCTGAAGCTTTGA
- a CDS encoding putative outer membrane starch-binding protein: MKNNIIVMSGLIFGLFFTACEEALVEEPESLLVKENFYKNETDAFSALAAVYGTFRSGGERYFPVTYFMATLENRAEYSNGRGSQAGFSEYSGPLDNTSQERVFAAYNDIYLGINRANSVISNVAQIEDMKDDLRDQYVAEARFLRAFFYMNLVKYWGGVPLRTEEFVSLDQIPAPRATTQETWEFIISELNAVIPDMADSFADADAGRATSWTAKAALADAYLDTENWQLAADTADDIIVNGPYALVEVAVADDFLNIYGPEVVTHSEDIFSAHYSETNGMDVPRFIHRANTGFSIGGFHAWLPVENSILGSWDTNDLRRQFSLYTEYLDEDGVLQPLPEDSPLLFHKYRDPGAASGPQSRNNIPFYRLPEMYLIYAEATAEANGAPTPLATERLNIVRRRGYGLPLNAASAEDYPNGMSATDFKNTVLNERVYEFNLEMKRWNDLLRTGRAQEFVEATGKTWSDVSLLLPLPVDEINNNPDMGPGDQNPGY, encoded by the coding sequence ATGAAAAACAATATAATAGTAATGAGCGGCCTAATCTTCGGTCTGTTTTTCACGGCATGTGAAGAAGCATTGGTTGAAGAGCCCGAAAGTCTTTTGGTCAAAGAGAATTTTTATAAAAATGAAACGGATGCATTCTCGGCTTTAGCCGCTGTCTATGGTACATTTCGTTCCGGGGGTGAGCGGTATTTTCCGGTGACCTATTTTATGGCGACCCTTGAGAATAGAGCTGAATATTCTAATGGGCGTGGTAGTCAGGCAGGGTTCAGTGAGTATAGCGGACCTCTTGATAATACGAGTCAAGAGCGAGTTTTTGCAGCCTACAACGATATTTACCTAGGCATTAACCGAGCCAATTCAGTGATATCTAATGTGGCTCAAATTGAAGATATGAAAGATGATCTTCGTGACCAATATGTGGCCGAAGCCCGTTTTTTAAGAGCCTTCTTTTACATGAACTTGGTAAAATATTGGGGAGGCGTACCTTTAAGAACCGAGGAGTTTGTTAGCCTAGATCAAATTCCTGCTCCCAGAGCTACGACTCAAGAAACGTGGGAATTTATCATTAGCGAGCTGAATGCCGTCATCCCTGATATGGCAGATAGTTTTGCCGATGCCGATGCAGGTCGTGCAACTTCTTGGACGGCTAAGGCTGCACTTGCCGATGCATATTTAGATACCGAAAATTGGCAATTGGCAGCAGATACCGCCGATGATATAATTGTAAACGGACCGTATGCATTGGTAGAGGTAGCGGTGGCAGACGATTTTTTGAATATCTACGGCCCTGAAGTGGTAACCCATTCAGAGGATATTTTTTCTGCTCACTATTCAGAGACCAATGGTATGGATGTGCCTAGGTTTATACATAGAGCAAATACCGGTTTTTCCATAGGTGGTTTTCACGCATGGTTGCCGGTAGAGAATTCCATATTAGGATCTTGGGACACTAATGATTTGAGAAGACAGTTCAGTTTGTATACGGAGTACCTTGACGAAGATGGAGTGCTGCAACCGTTACCGGAAGATTCTCCTTTGTTATTTCATAAATATAGAGACCCTGGCGCCGCTAGTGGGCCACAGAGTCGAAATAACATACCTTTTTATAGACTTCCTGAAATGTACCTCATTTACGCCGAAGCTACAGCTGAGGCCAATGGTGCACCGACTCCCCTTGCCACTGAAAGGTTGAATATCGTTCGCAGAAGAGGGTATGGGTTACCGTTAAATGCCGCTTCGGCAGAAGACTACCCCAATGGTATGTCAGCTACTGATTTTAAAAATACGGTGTTGAACGAAAGGGTGTATGAATTTAATTTGGAGATGAAACGTTGGAACGACCTTTTAAGAACTGGTAGAGCACAAGAATTTGTAGAAGCCACCGGAAAAACCTGGAGCGATGTTTCACTATTGTTACCATTACCGGTTGACGAAATAAACAATAATCCAGATATGGGTCCTGGTGACCAGAACCCTGGGTATTAA
- a CDS encoding arylsulfatase A-like enzyme produces MIKFQLPKSKILPLAFSFLLFIACKKQEEVLPTKPNVLIILADDLGYGDIGAYNPDSKIPTPNLDQLAKEGMMLENAYCPVSVCSPSRFALMTGVYPWRSWNKHGVMRNYEPSMIDADMVTLAEMFQQSGYRTGGFGKWHLGTTFPTLDGEKPMGYGKFYAANNGANLDFSKPVTDGPTDHGFDQWYGFSCASECWVFENDRVAAYLEHDYYTVEEAPGSDKLKPIPMDGFLSEITNRSLDFISENAKKEKEPFFLYYAPYVPHVPLAVSAPFLGKTEAGTYGDYVHELDHYIGKLLNELEEKGLKENTIVLFASDNGSVFRETDNKMKASDDNNRIPGHYKDTIGDSYPHTTNANDKHFPNGILRGWKRTGWEGGVRTPFIVRWPGHFPEGVKSEAIFALNDILPSLGSMLQFDFPEGMKMDGENHLAALEGEKGGRESVVIQSGNNVFGYRKGDWKLIVLRDTSDEAINGYFYELYNLREDPQELSNVAEKHPERVAELHDELEQYL; encoded by the coding sequence ATGATAAAATTCCAACTACCAAAATCTAAAATCTTACCATTAGCTTTTTCCTTTCTCTTGTTTATAGCCTGCAAGAAGCAAGAAGAGGTGCTGCCTACAAAACCAAACGTGCTGATAATTCTGGCCGATGATTTGGGGTATGGCGATATTGGGGCATATAATCCCGATTCTAAAATACCTACTCCCAATTTAGACCAATTGGCCAAAGAAGGAATGATGCTAGAGAACGCCTATTGTCCCGTATCGGTTTGTTCGCCATCTAGATTTGCATTGATGACAGGGGTTTACCCTTGGCGAAGCTGGAACAAACATGGGGTAATGCGTAATTACGAACCCTCTATGATCGATGCTGATATGGTGACCTTGGCAGAAATGTTCCAACAATCCGGTTACCGAACAGGCGGATTTGGAAAATGGCATTTAGGAACTACTTTTCCAACTCTAGACGGTGAAAAACCAATGGGCTATGGAAAATTCTATGCTGCCAATAACGGGGCCAATCTCGATTTTTCTAAACCGGTTACCGATGGCCCTACAGACCATGGTTTTGACCAATGGTATGGCTTTAGTTGTGCCAGTGAATGTTGGGTTTTCGAAAATGATAGGGTCGCCGCTTATTTAGAACATGATTATTACACAGTGGAAGAAGCCCCTGGTTCTGATAAGTTAAAGCCTATTCCTATGGATGGTTTTCTAAGTGAAATCACCAATAGGTCGCTCGATTTTATCTCAGAGAACGCCAAGAAAGAAAAGGAGCCGTTTTTTCTTTACTATGCCCCTTACGTGCCACATGTTCCACTAGCTGTAAGCGCACCATTTTTAGGAAAAACAGAGGCCGGTACATACGGTGATTATGTACATGAATTGGATCATTACATCGGTAAACTTTTAAATGAGCTGGAGGAAAAAGGTCTGAAAGAGAACACCATCGTTCTATTTGCCAGTGACAACGGCTCGGTATTTCGGGAAACTGATAACAAAATGAAGGCTTCGGATGACAATAACAGGATTCCCGGCCATTATAAAGATACCATTGGTGATAGCTATCCACATACCACAAATGCTAACGATAAACATTTTCCTAATGGTATATTAAGAGGATGGAAAAGAACAGGCTGGGAAGGTGGCGTAAGAACCCCTTTTATCGTCAGATGGCCTGGGCATTTTCCAGAAGGCGTTAAGAGCGAGGCAATTTTTGCATTGAATGATATTTTGCCTAGTCTCGGTTCAATGTTGCAATTCGATTTTCCTGAAGGGATGAAAATGGATGGTGAGAACCATCTCGCAGCATTGGAAGGAGAAAAAGGAGGTAGAGAATCCGTAGTTATTCAATCGGGTAATAATGTATTCGGTTATCGAAAAGGTGATTGGAAACTTATTGTATTGCGAGACACATCTGATGAGGCGATCAACGGTTATTTCTATGAACTTTATAATTTAAGGGAAGATCCTCAAGAATTGTCGAATGTAGCGGAAAAACATCCGGAAAGAGTAGCGGAATTACATGACGAATTAGAACAGTACCTTTAA
- a CDS encoding FAD dependent oxidoreductase: protein MLTGFLLIACKEEKAVVDENLHTADVIVYGGTSAAVTTAVQAKKMGKSVILVSPDKHLGGLSSSGLGYTDTGNKEVIGGLAREFYQKIYQYYQKDATWRWQKKEEYGNEGQGTPAIDGANRTMWIFEPHVAEQVFEDFISENEITVFREELLDRSNGVALTDGKITSIETLSGKKFEAKVFIDATYEGDLMAAADVTYTVGREAGDTYDEEWNGVQVGVLHHQHHFGEMNISPYNIPGDSTSGVVPGVSTEDPGKRWEADKRVQAYNFRMCLTKEEENRVPFEKPEGYNPENYELLARVYEAGWDQTFNKFDPIPNLKTDTNNHGPFSTDYIGMNYDYPEASYERRAEIIKEHENYQKGLMYFVATDSRIPEKVQNEFKQWGLAKDEFKDNGNWPHQIYVREARRMIGEYVMTENDILGKREVPNSIGMGSYTMDSHNTQRYITPEGYVQNEGDIGVHAEEPYKIALGTILPKKQEVTNLIVPVAVSSSHIAFGSIRMEPVFMILGQSAAALAGLSIDQKKAVQEVAYSDLQTELLKEGQRLAAPEKKKK from the coding sequence ATGCTGACAGGGTTTCTTTTGATAGCCTGTAAAGAGGAGAAAGCCGTTGTTGATGAGAATCTGCATACGGCAGATGTTATCGTTTACGGGGGTACTTCCGCTGCGGTGACTACGGCTGTTCAAGCCAAGAAAATGGGAAAATCGGTTATTCTGGTTTCACCCGACAAACATTTGGGAGGGCTTTCTTCTTCAGGATTGGGTTATACCGATACGGGAAATAAAGAAGTAATTGGCGGACTTGCCCGTGAGTTTTATCAAAAAATATATCAGTATTACCAAAAAGATGCCACGTGGAGGTGGCAGAAAAAGGAAGAATACGGCAACGAAGGTCAAGGTACGCCTGCCATTGATGGTGCGAATAGAACCATGTGGATTTTTGAACCGCATGTGGCGGAACAGGTATTTGAAGATTTTATTTCAGAAAACGAGATTACCGTATTTCGGGAAGAATTATTGGATAGGTCTAACGGGGTAGCCTTGACAGATGGTAAGATTACATCTATTGAAACGCTGTCGGGCAAAAAGTTTGAGGCAAAGGTATTTATTGACGCCACTTACGAGGGTGATCTTATGGCTGCCGCTGATGTGACTTACACGGTTGGTCGAGAAGCGGGCGATACCTATGACGAAGAGTGGAACGGAGTTCAAGTCGGGGTTTTGCACCATCAGCACCATTTTGGTGAGATGAATATCAGTCCATATAATATTCCGGGCGATAGTACGAGTGGGGTAGTGCCTGGGGTTTCTACCGAAGATCCTGGAAAAAGATGGGAAGCTGATAAAAGAGTTCAGGCATACAATTTTCGTATGTGCTTGACCAAAGAGGAAGAGAACCGAGTGCCCTTTGAAAAGCCTGAGGGCTATAATCCAGAAAATTACGAGCTATTGGCACGTGTGTACGAAGCGGGTTGGGATCAGACTTTCAACAAGTTCGACCCTATACCAAACCTAAAAACCGATACCAACAATCACGGACCTTTTAGTACGGATTATATCGGAATGAACTATGACTATCCGGAGGCAAGTTATGAAAGACGTGCTGAAATAATCAAAGAACACGAGAACTACCAAAAAGGATTGATGTATTTTGTAGCTACGGATTCACGAATTCCGGAAAAGGTGCAAAATGAATTCAAGCAGTGGGGCTTGGCCAAAGATGAATTTAAGGATAATGGAAACTGGCCGCACCAAATCTATGTTCGAGAGGCAAGAAGAATGATCGGGGAGTATGTAATGACAGAAAACGATATCTTAGGAAAGCGCGAAGTGCCCAATTCTATCGGAATGGGTTCTTATACTATGGACTCCCATAACACTCAACGTTACATTACGCCTGAGGGTTATGTTCAAAACGAGGGTGATATTGGGGTGCACGCCGAAGAACCGTATAAAATTGCTTTGGGTACCATCTTGCCCAAAAAGCAAGAAGTAACTAATTTAATTGTTCCGGTAGCTGTATCAAGCTCTCATATTGCATTTGGCTCTATTCGTATGGAACCGGTATTCATGATTTTGGGTCAGAGTGCTGCTGCATTGGCCGGGCTCTCCATTGATCAGAAAAAGGCGGTGCAAGAGGTAGCGTATTCTGATTTACAGACCGAATTATTGAAAGAGGGGCAACGGTTGGCGGCTCCCGAGAAAAAGAAAAAATAG
- a CDS encoding carbon starvation protein CstA has product MISFLLSIVVLVIGYLTYGVFLEKVLGIDKNQKTPAYKLRDDVDYTPLPTWKVFMIQFLNIAGLGPIFGAIAGAMFGPSAFLWIVLGSIFAGATHDYFSGMLSVRHNGLSISEVVGIYLGPRVKQLMRVFTIVLLIFVGTVFLVGPAKIIEGLTEQSLGVSFWVLLILVYYFLSTLLPIDKLIGKLYPIFGLAMLIMALGLFVVLLTGDYVIPELTLGNLRNMTSNPSETPIFPVLFVTIACGAISGFHATQSPLMARCMRNESNGRVIFTGTMITEGVVALIWAAAAMVCFGDVGALNSTMMANNDNAAWAANEITLSMLGPVGGVLAVLGIIAAPITSGDTAIRSCRLILADILKLDQKKYLKRFYISLPLFVIAFALTQVNFGIIWRYFAWSNQTLAAVVLWTITAYLIFQKKLYIVSLVPAIFMTMVCTTYILIAPEGFSLNSTYAYWGGALITLSVMGLFGWYVSKGKVQIA; this is encoded by the coding sequence ATGATTTCATTTTTACTTTCCATAGTTGTTTTGGTGATAGGGTATTTAACCTATGGTGTCTTTTTGGAAAAAGTATTGGGTATCGATAAAAATCAGAAAACCCCTGCTTATAAATTAAGGGACGATGTAGACTATACCCCGTTGCCGACTTGGAAGGTTTTTATGATTCAATTCTTGAACATTGCAGGTTTGGGACCCATATTTGGGGCCATTGCCGGAGCGATGTTCGGGCCCTCCGCTTTTTTGTGGATCGTATTAGGCAGCATCTTTGCCGGGGCGACCCACGATTATTTTTCAGGTATGCTTTCGGTAAGACATAACGGACTTAGCATAAGCGAGGTGGTGGGTATCTATTTAGGGCCTAGAGTGAAACAATTAATGCGAGTTTTCACCATTGTGCTGCTCATCTTCGTGGGTACGGTATTTCTCGTTGGTCCCGCTAAAATAATCGAAGGCTTGACCGAGCAAAGCTTGGGGGTATCCTTTTGGGTATTGCTAATTTTGGTGTACTATTTTTTATCGACCTTGTTGCCAATAGATAAACTGATAGGCAAATTGTATCCCATATTTGGGTTGGCGATGTTAATTATGGCCTTGGGCTTATTTGTAGTGCTGTTGACAGGCGATTATGTTATTCCCGAACTTACTCTGGGTAATTTACGCAATATGACCTCCAATCCAAGTGAAACCCCCATATTTCCTGTGCTCTTTGTAACTATAGCCTGTGGTGCCATTTCCGGTTTTCATGCGACTCAATCCCCTTTAATGGCACGTTGTATGAGAAATGAAAGCAACGGCAGGGTTATTTTTACGGGAACCATGATTACCGAAGGTGTTGTAGCCCTGATTTGGGCAGCAGCGGCTATGGTTTGTTTTGGTGATGTGGGTGCGCTCAATTCTACCATGATGGCAAATAACGATAATGCTGCCTGGGCCGCCAACGAGATTACCCTAAGTATGTTGGGCCCTGTGGGTGGCGTGCTTGCGGTTTTAGGCATTATCGCGGCGCCTATTACTTCCGGTGATACTGCTATTCGGTCATGTCGATTGATCTTGGCCGATATATTAAAGTTAGACCAAAAGAAGTACCTGAAGCGTTTTTATATAAGTCTTCCTCTTTTTGTCATTGCCTTTGCCCTGACGCAAGTCAATTTCGGTATTATTTGGAGGTATTTCGCTTGGAGCAATCAAACCCTGGCGGCAGTGGTACTTTGGACGATTACGGCCTATCTGATTTTTCAGAAAAAATTATACATCGTATCCCTTGTGCCGGCAATTTTTATGACGATGGTCTGCACGACCTATATTTTAATAGCTCCAGAGGGTTTTTCATTAAACAGTACGTATGCCTATTGGGGCGGGGCTTTAATAACTCTTTCGGTGATGGGGCTTTTCGGTTGGTATGTCTCTAAGGGTAAGGTGCAAATAGCA